From a region of the Mycobacterium intracellulare ATCC 13950 genome:
- a CDS encoding IS3 family transposase (programmed frameshift): protein MPRQYSPEFRQRALRLLDTVMEASEVSEFEAIKSVASKLNISEESVRRWRRKAQVDAGERPGMTSSEHAEIRKLKRENAELRRANEILKSASAFFRGVRPPRDEMIAYIDAHRDQFGVELICRVLRAAIPGFLTSRGYRAARTRPPSDREIRDEQLIADLEAVHRQNYSVYGVKKMHAAMTRRGWQLGREQTRRLMRKAGLRGAQRGKPVFTTISDPAAIRPADLVNRQFRAAAPNRLWVADITFVRTWQGFCYTAFVTDACTKKIVGWAVSATMRTEDLPLQAFNHAVWQSNTDLSELVHHSDRGSQYLSLAYTDRLAELGIAPSVGSRGDSYDNALAEAVNAAYKTELINRGKPWRCIDDVELSTAEWVAWYNQERLHEGLGYVPPAEYEAALTGTSHHASQPTPALATE from the exons ATGCCCCGTCAGTATTCGCCGGAGTTTCGGCAGCGTGCGTTGCGGTTGTTGGACACTGTGATGGAAGCCTCGGAAGTGTCGGAGTTCGAGGCCATAAAGTCTGTGGCCAGCAAACTCAATATTTCGGAGGAGTCGGTGCGTCGGTGGCGACGCAAGGCCCAAGTCGATGCTGGTGAACGGCCGGGCATGACCAGCTCTGAGCATGCCGAGATCCGTAAGCTCAAGCGCGAGAACGCTGAACTGCGCAGGGCTAACGAGATTTTGAAGTCAGCGTCTGCGTTTTTT CGCGGAGTTCGACCGCCCCGCGACGAAATGATCGCCTACATCGATGCTCATCGCGATCAGTTCGGGGTCGAGCTCATCTGCCGAGTGCTGCGGGCAGCTATCCCCGGATTCCTCACCTCGCGGGGTTATCGGGCCGCGCGGACCCGACCACCGTCGGACCGGGAGATCCGCGATGAGCAGCTGATCGCCGACCTTGAGGCGGTGCACCGGCAGAATTACTCGGTGTATGGGGTCAAGAAGATGCACGCGGCGATGACACGGCGTGGTTGGCAGCTGGGCCGTGAACAAACCCGCCGGTTGATGCGCAAGGCCGGGTTGCGCGGCGCCCAGCGGGGCAAGCCGGTGTTCACCACGATCAGCGACCCGGCCGCGATCCGGCCGGCCGATCTGGTCAACCGCCAATTCCGGGCTGCTGCACCGAACCGGCTATGGGTCGCCGACATCACGTTCGTGCGGACCTGGCAGGGGTTCTGTTACACCGCGTTCGTCACTGATGCGTGCACGAAGAAGATCGTTGGCTGGGCGGTCTCGGCCACGATGCGCACCGAAGACCTCCCACTTCAAGCATTCAATCACGCTGTGTGGCAGTCGAATACCGATCTATCCGAGTTGGTTCATCATTCCGACCGCGGATCCCAGTACCTATCGCTGGCCTATACCGACCGGCTGGCTGAACTGGGGATCGCGCCCTCGGTCGGGTCGCGTGGCGATAGTTATGACAACGCCCTCGCTGAAGCGGTCAACGCCGCCTACAAGACCGAGCTCATCAACCGCGGCAAGCCCTGGCGGTGCATCGATGATGTCGAACTCTCGACCGCCGAATGGGTGGCCTGGTACAACCAGGAACGCCTGCACGAAGGCCTCGGCTACGTTCCACCCGCCGAGTACGAGGCCGCCCTCACCGGCACCTCACACCATGCGAGCCAGCCGACCCCGGCCCTCGCAACCGAGTAG
- a CDS encoding MmpS family transport accessory protein produces the protein MVIVSVLVVALAGFGIYRLHGIFGSHDNTTANSGLAAEIVPFNPKQVVLEVFGAPGAVATINYLDVNAQPQQVKDAPLPWSFTITTTEPAVIGNVVAQGNGDTLGCRITVNGEVKDQRTVHKVDAYTFCLDKSG, from the coding sequence ATGGTGATCGTCAGCGTGCTCGTCGTCGCGCTCGCGGGGTTCGGGATCTATCGGCTACACGGCATCTTCGGCTCGCACGACAACACGACGGCCAACAGCGGCCTGGCGGCCGAGATCGTCCCGTTCAACCCCAAGCAGGTGGTCCTCGAGGTTTTCGGCGCCCCCGGCGCGGTGGCCACCATCAACTACCTGGACGTCAACGCCCAGCCGCAGCAAGTCAAGGACGCGCCCCTGCCATGGTCGTTCACCATCACCACCACGGAGCCCGCGGTCATCGGCAACGTCGTCGCGCAGGGCAACGGGGACACCCTCGGCTGCCGCATCACCGTCAACGGTGAAGTGAAAGACCAACGCACGGTTCACAAAGTCGACGCCTACACCTTCTGTCTGGACAAATCTGGATGA
- a CDS encoding pyridoxamine 5'-phosphate oxidase family protein → MLPDPISATDLNIYGDAELPWARALDAMKALPSEETPQFLGTVRADGSPHSAGIGSIEHGGHIYFTSGPATLKSRNLAANPACTLSFRLPGVDLVLDGVTHRTTDVRELDEVTARYRDSGWPCERDGDAVTAPYSAQSAGPPPWYLYRFVARGAVGVATAEPHGATRWRFAP, encoded by the coding sequence ATGCTGCCCGACCCGATTTCGGCAACCGACCTGAACATCTACGGCGACGCCGAGCTGCCGTGGGCCAGGGCCCTTGACGCGATGAAGGCCCTGCCGTCCGAGGAGACGCCACAGTTTCTGGGGACGGTCCGGGCGGACGGCAGCCCCCACTCGGCGGGTATCGGCTCGATCGAACACGGCGGCCACATCTATTTCACCAGCGGCCCCGCGACGCTGAAATCCCGCAACCTGGCCGCCAATCCGGCCTGCACCCTGTCGTTCCGCCTTCCCGGAGTCGACCTGGTCCTCGACGGCGTAACCCACCGGACCACCGATGTGCGCGAACTCGACGAGGTCACGGCGCGCTATCGCGACTCCGGCTGGCCCTGCGAACGCGACGGCGACGCCGTCACCGCCCCGTACAGCGCCCAGAGCGCGGGGCCGCCGCCGTGGTATTTGTACCGATTCGTGGCCCGGGGCGCTGTCGGTGTCGCAACCGCCGAGCCCCACGGGGCGACGCGTTGGCGGTTCGCGCCCTAG
- a CDS encoding TetR/AcrR family transcriptional regulator, whose protein sequence is MVGSMTQTAEECAQASPWSPREAEILAVTLRLLQEHGYDQLAVDAVANAARASKATVYRRWPSKAELVLAAFIEGVRQVAVPPNTGTLRGDLLSLGETIAVECGQHASTIRAVMVEVSRHPALNEALQHQFLDQRKAMIQHVLHQAVDRGEITEDVITDELWDLLPGYLIFRSIIPGRPPTRRTVQAFVDGFLIPGLTAGPGA, encoded by the coding sequence ATCGTGGGTTCTATGACCCAGACGGCCGAGGAGTGCGCGCAGGCATCGCCGTGGTCGCCGCGCGAGGCCGAGATCCTGGCGGTGACCCTGCGGCTGCTGCAGGAACACGGCTATGACCAGCTGGCGGTGGACGCGGTGGCCAATGCCGCCCGCGCCAGCAAGGCCACGGTGTACCGGCGCTGGCCGTCCAAGGCCGAACTGGTGTTGGCCGCCTTCATCGAAGGCGTCCGCCAGGTGGCCGTCCCGCCGAATACGGGCACGTTGCGCGGCGACCTGCTGAGCCTGGGGGAGACCATCGCCGTCGAGTGCGGGCAGCACGCCAGCACCATCCGCGCGGTGATGGTCGAGGTGTCGCGGCACCCCGCACTCAACGAAGCCCTGCAGCATCAATTCCTCGACCAGCGCAAGGCGATGATTCAGCACGTGCTGCACCAGGCCGTCGACCGCGGCGAGATCACCGAGGACGTCATCACCGACGAACTCTGGGACCTGTTGCCCGGCTACCTCATCTTCCGGTCGATCATCCCCGGACGTCCGCCCACCCGACGCACCGTGCAGGCGTTCGTCGACGGGTTCCTCATCCCGGGCCTGACCGCGGGGCCCGGCGCCTAG
- a CDS encoding cystathionine gamma-lyase, whose protein sequence is MSGRYGDSTRSLKAVNSQAVSGQPVAPQPVLAATYHLSADETLDSYGRGSNPTWRQLESALAELEGAAGAVVFGSGMAAVSAVLRAWAPPGATVVVPADGYYQVRRHAAEDLALAGVTVVAASSSQIYDAAAQADVVLAETPTNPALDVVDLHRLATICHGRGARLVVDNTAATPLGQQPLSLGADAVVASATKALSGHSDLLAGYVATSQPELLAAAERQRLLAGAVLGGFEAWLLLRSLETAGLRFERQCQNARAVATMLAGHPAVRAVRYPGLAQDPAHPVAMAQMRRFGGLLSVELADAAAVHALVDASELLIAATSFGGLHTSVDRRARWGDPVADGFARISLGIEDTDDLVADIERALMTSR, encoded by the coding sequence ATGAGCGGCCGGTACGGCGATTCCACCCGCAGCCTCAAAGCCGTGAATTCCCAAGCGGTTTCGGGCCAGCCCGTCGCGCCGCAGCCGGTGCTCGCCGCCACGTATCACCTTTCGGCCGACGAAACCCTGGACAGCTACGGCCGCGGCTCCAACCCGACGTGGCGGCAACTGGAATCGGCGCTCGCCGAGCTGGAGGGGGCGGCGGGTGCGGTGGTGTTCGGCTCGGGGATGGCGGCCGTCAGCGCGGTGTTGCGGGCCTGGGCGCCGCCCGGGGCGACGGTGGTGGTGCCGGCCGACGGCTACTACCAGGTGCGCCGTCACGCCGCCGAGGACCTGGCGCTTGCGGGGGTCACGGTCGTCGCGGCGTCGAGCTCGCAGATCTATGACGCCGCCGCGCAAGCCGACGTGGTGCTCGCCGAGACCCCCACCAATCCGGCGCTCGACGTGGTCGACCTGCACCGGCTGGCCACCATCTGCCACGGCCGCGGCGCACGCCTGGTCGTCGACAACACCGCCGCCACGCCGCTGGGTCAGCAGCCGCTGTCGCTGGGCGCCGACGCGGTGGTGGCCAGCGCCACCAAGGCCCTGTCCGGTCACAGCGACCTGCTGGCCGGCTATGTCGCAACCAGTCAGCCCGAGTTACTCGCCGCCGCCGAGCGCCAACGCCTGCTCGCCGGCGCGGTCCTGGGCGGGTTCGAGGCGTGGCTTCTGTTGCGCAGCCTGGAAACTGCCGGACTGCGATTCGAGCGCCAATGCCAGAACGCCCGGGCGGTGGCGACGATGCTGGCCGGCCACCCGGCGGTGCGGGCCGTGCGCTACCCGGGGTTGGCGCAGGATCCGGCGCATCCCGTCGCCATGGCGCAGATGCGCCGATTCGGCGGCCTGCTCTCGGTCGAACTGGCCGACGCCGCGGCGGTGCACGCCCTCGTCGACGCCAGCGAGCTGCTGATCGCCGCCACCAGCTTCGGGGGCCTGCACACGTCGGTGGATCGGCGGGCCCGCTGGGGCGACCCGGTCGCCGACGGGTTCGCGCGCATCTCGCTGGGCATCGAGGACACCGACGACCTTGTCGCCGACATCGAACGCGCGCTCATGACCTCCCGATAA
- the ligA gene encoding NAD-dependent DNA ligase LigA, which produces MSSAEADSVAPEVRRQWQDLAEAVREHQFRYYIKDAPIISDAEFDSMFNELLALEERHPELRVADSPTQLVGGAGFATDFAEAQHLERMLSLDDVFDRDELVAWSNRVENEVGKEPHYLCELKIDGVALSLVYRDGRLERAATRGDGRVGEDVTLNARTIDDVPERLSAGKDFPAPSLLEVRGEVFFLLADFEALNASLVEDGKAPFANPRNSAAGSLRQKNPAVTARRKLRMICHGIGRTEGFAPKTQHEAYAALKAWGLPVAEQTARVRGLAAVEERIGYWGEHRYDLEHEIDGVVVKVDDVALQRRLGTTSRAPRWAVAYKYPPQEAQTKLLDIRVNVGRTGRVTPFAFMTPVKVAGSTVGLATLHNAAEVKRKGVLIGDTVMIRKAGDVIPEVLGPVVDLRDGSEREFVMPTTCPECDTPLAPAKEGDADIRCPNARSCPAQLRERVFHVAGRGAFDIEGLGYEAAIALLKAEVIADEGDLFTLTEDDLLRTELFRTKAGTLSANGRRLLDNLDKAKKVALWRVLVALSIRHVGPTAARALATEFGDLDAIVSASTERLAAVEGVGPTIAAALTEWFTVDWHRAIVDKWRAAGVRMADERDTSVPRTLEGLTVVVTGSLAGFSRDDAKEAILARGGKAAGSVSKKTDYVVAGDSPGSKYDKAVELGVPVLDEDGFRRLLADGPQKTPAE; this is translated from the coding sequence GTGAGCTCAGCAGAAGCTGATTCGGTAGCGCCCGAGGTCCGGCGGCAGTGGCAGGACCTGGCCGAAGCGGTCCGGGAACACCAGTTCCGCTACTACATCAAGGACGCGCCGATCATCTCGGACGCCGAATTCGACTCGATGTTCAACGAGCTCCTCGCGCTGGAGGAGCGCCACCCGGAGCTGCGGGTCGCCGATTCGCCGACCCAGCTGGTCGGCGGCGCGGGCTTCGCCACCGACTTCGCCGAGGCGCAGCACCTGGAACGCATGCTGAGCCTCGACGACGTCTTCGACCGCGACGAGCTGGTGGCCTGGAGCAACCGCGTCGAGAACGAGGTCGGCAAGGAACCGCATTACCTGTGCGAACTCAAGATCGACGGGGTCGCGCTCTCACTGGTGTACCGCGACGGCCGGCTGGAACGCGCCGCGACCCGCGGGGACGGCCGCGTCGGTGAGGACGTGACGCTCAACGCGCGCACCATCGACGACGTGCCCGAGCGGCTGTCCGCCGGCAAGGACTTCCCGGCGCCGTCGCTGCTGGAGGTGCGCGGCGAGGTGTTCTTCCTGCTCGCCGATTTCGAGGCGCTCAACGCCAGCCTGGTCGAGGACGGCAAGGCCCCGTTCGCCAACCCGCGCAACAGCGCCGCCGGGTCGCTGCGCCAGAAGAACCCGGCCGTCACCGCCCGGCGCAAGCTGCGGATGATCTGCCACGGCATCGGCCGCACCGAAGGGTTCGCCCCGAAGACCCAGCACGAGGCCTACGCCGCGCTGAAGGCCTGGGGGCTGCCGGTGGCCGAACAGACGGCACGCGTGCGCGGCCTCGCCGCGGTCGAGGAGCGGATCGGCTACTGGGGAGAGCATCGCTACGACCTCGAGCACGAGATCGACGGCGTGGTGGTCAAAGTCGACGACGTCGCGTTGCAGCGCAGGCTCGGCACCACGTCGCGCGCGCCGCGCTGGGCCGTCGCCTACAAGTACCCGCCCCAGGAGGCGCAGACCAAGCTTCTTGACATCCGCGTCAACGTCGGGCGCACCGGGCGCGTCACGCCTTTTGCCTTCATGACGCCGGTGAAGGTGGCCGGGTCCACCGTCGGGCTGGCCACCCTGCACAACGCCGCCGAGGTCAAGCGCAAGGGCGTGCTGATCGGCGACACCGTGATGATCCGTAAAGCCGGCGACGTCATCCCGGAGGTGCTGGGCCCCGTCGTCGACCTGCGCGACGGCTCCGAACGCGAATTCGTCATGCCCACAACGTGTCCCGAGTGCGACACCCCGCTGGCACCGGCCAAGGAGGGCGACGCCGACATCCGCTGCCCCAATGCCCGGTCCTGTCCGGCGCAACTGCGGGAGCGGGTGTTCCACGTCGCCGGTCGCGGGGCGTTCGACATCGAGGGGCTCGGCTACGAGGCCGCCATCGCGCTGCTCAAGGCCGAAGTGATCGCCGACGAGGGCGACCTGTTCACGCTGACCGAGGACGACCTGTTGCGCACCGAGCTCTTCCGGACCAAGGCGGGCACCTTGTCCGCCAACGGCAGACGGCTGCTCGACAACCTGGACAAGGCCAAAAAGGTTGCGCTGTGGCGAGTTTTGGTGGCGTTGTCCATCCGCCACGTCGGGCCGACGGCGGCGCGCGCCCTGGCGACCGAGTTCGGCGACCTGGACGCCATCGTGTCGGCCTCGACCGAGCGGCTCGCGGCGGTCGAGGGTGTGGGCCCGACGATCGCCGCCGCGCTCACCGAATGGTTCACCGTCGACTGGCACCGCGCGATCGTCGACAAGTGGCGCGCCGCCGGCGTGCGGATGGCCGACGAGCGCGACACCAGCGTGCCGCGCACCCTGGAGGGCCTGACGGTGGTGGTCACCGGGTCCCTCGCCGGCTTTTCGCGCGACGACGCCAAGGAGGCGATCCTGGCGCGCGGGGGCAAGGCCGCCGGGTCGGTGTCGAAGAAGACCGACTACGTCGTGGCCGGGGATTCGCCGGGGTCGAAGTACGACAAGGCCGTCGAGCTGGGGGTGCCCGTCCTCGACGAGGACGGCTTCCGGCGGCTGCTGGCCGACGGTCCGCAAAAAACACCGGCGGAATAA
- a CDS encoding ArsR/SmtB family transcription factor, producing the protein MSGRVAVGAPIFGALGDPNRLRIIVRLCDQGPSSTSQVTSVVPVTRQAASKHLQLLESVGLVTSSRRGRERVWTVQTGPLASASDYLDQLSRRWDAALDRLRSFVEDGVED; encoded by the coding sequence ATGAGCGGACGAGTCGCCGTCGGCGCCCCGATCTTCGGTGCGCTCGGTGACCCGAACCGGCTGCGCATCATCGTGCGGCTCTGCGATCAGGGCCCGAGCTCGACGTCGCAGGTCACCAGCGTCGTCCCGGTCACCCGGCAGGCGGCGAGCAAGCACCTGCAGCTGTTGGAGTCGGTCGGGCTGGTCACCAGCAGCCGGCGGGGGCGCGAGCGCGTGTGGACGGTGCAGACCGGGCCGTTGGCGTCGGCCAGCGACTACCTCGACCAGTTGTCCCGCCGGTGGGATGCGGCCCTGGATCGGTTGCGGTCCTTCGTGGAAGACGGAGTGGAGGATTGA
- a CDS encoding SRPBCC family protein: protein MKIEKQVVLRAPLERVWRAISDAEEFGRWFGVRFDGPFVAGTSVTAAISPTTVDGEVAKRQQSHAGVTSTWQIVAVEPRRRFAYRWHPFAIDPEVDYEGEPTTLVEFTLAEQSDGVLLTITESGFEAIPEARRGASFEANGEGWAIQTTLVRKYIEGVRV, encoded by the coding sequence ATGAAGATCGAGAAGCAGGTGGTGCTGCGCGCGCCGCTGGAGCGGGTGTGGCGGGCCATCAGCGACGCCGAGGAGTTCGGCCGCTGGTTCGGGGTGCGCTTCGACGGGCCGTTCGTCGCCGGGACATCGGTGACCGCGGCGATCAGCCCGACCACCGTCGACGGCGAGGTCGCCAAGCGCCAACAGTCGCACGCGGGCGTGACGAGCACCTGGCAGATCGTCGCCGTCGAGCCGCGGCGGCGGTTCGCCTACCGCTGGCATCCCTTTGCCATCGACCCGGAGGTCGACTATGAGGGCGAGCCGACCACGCTGGTCGAGTTCACCCTCGCCGAGCAGTCCGACGGGGTGCTGCTGACCATCACCGAATCCGGTTTCGAGGCCATTCCGGAGGCCCGCCGCGGCGCGTCGTTCGAGGCGAACGGCGAAGGCTGGGCGATCCAGACCACGCTGGTGCGCAAGTACATCGAGGGCGTCCGGGTATGA
- a CDS encoding uroporphyrinogen decarboxylase/cobalamine-independent methonine synthase family protein codes for MSVFAGPSGVGSWPGIAAREAAAVIVGELAGALPHIVELPARGVGADLLGRAGALLVDVAIDTVPRGYRLVARPGAVSRRAISLLDEDMDALEEAWEAAGLRNDGRVVKVQAPGPITLAAEIELANGHRAITDPGALRDLTSSLAEGVAAHRAQLSRRLETPVVVQFDEPSLPKALGGALSGVTALSPVAPLDEAVAGGLLDACAETVGGEVALHCCAPGVPWDLLQRSAFSAVSVDPGALSAADLDGIAAFVESDRAVVLGVVPASAPARRLSAEEVAGGVVAVTDRLGFARSALRERIGVTPACGLAGATPAWARTAIELARKAAQMFAEDPDAIK; via the coding sequence GTGAGTGTTTTCGCGGGGCCCAGTGGCGTCGGTTCCTGGCCGGGCATCGCGGCGCGGGAGGCCGCCGCCGTGATCGTCGGCGAATTGGCAGGGGCGCTGCCGCACATCGTCGAACTGCCCGCCCGCGGGGTGGGCGCCGACCTGCTGGGCCGGGCCGGGGCGCTGCTGGTCGACGTCGCCATCGACACGGTGCCGCGCGGGTACCGCCTCGTCGCCCGTCCGGGCGCGGTCAGCCGCCGCGCCATCAGCCTCCTCGACGAGGACATGGACGCGCTGGAAGAGGCCTGGGAGGCCGCCGGCCTGCGCAATGACGGCCGCGTGGTCAAGGTGCAGGCGCCGGGCCCCATCACGCTGGCCGCCGAGATCGAGCTGGCCAACGGGCACCGGGCGATCACCGACCCCGGCGCGCTGCGCGACCTCACGTCGTCGCTGGCCGAAGGCGTCGCCGCGCATCGTGCTCAGCTGTCGCGGCGCCTCGAGACGCCGGTGGTCGTCCAGTTCGACGAGCCGTCGCTGCCAAAAGCGTTGGGGGGCGCGTTGAGCGGGGTGACGGCGCTCAGTCCGGTCGCGCCGCTCGACGAGGCTGTGGCCGGCGGCCTGCTCGACGCCTGCGCCGAGACGGTGGGCGGCGAGGTGGCGCTGCACTGCTGTGCACCCGGCGTGCCCTGGGACCTGTTGCAGCGCAGCGCATTCAGCGCGGTCTCGGTCGATCCGGGCGCCTTGAGCGCGGCGGATCTCGACGGCATCGCCGCGTTCGTCGAGTCCGACCGCGCCGTCGTGCTGGGCGTCGTCCCCGCTAGCGCCCCGGCGCGGCGGCTGTCGGCGGAGGAGGTCGCCGGTGGTGTGGTCGCGGTGACCGATCGCCTCGGCTTCGCCCGCTCGGCGCTGCGCGAACGCATCGGCGTCACCCCGGCCTGTGGTCTGGCCGGCGCCACCCCCGCGTGGGCCCGCACCGCGATCGAGCTCGCCCGCAAGGCCGCCCAGATGTTCGCCGAGGATCCCGACGCCATCAAATAG
- a CDS encoding sensor domain-containing protein, with product MAVSCTRVVDGAALAGPDTNRRVVQGINVDTILLDQSRMRAITGAGEHLTIIPSMDGTSPVNIDALAQTAPRECRFIYDETATFGTDLEAFHKTTFQDPPDGALISEGAAAYRDAEIARTAFNALVGTVGDCANGSGGQLYVGEWNADGTSLHLRPGGCGRDYRILSVAMLEVTFCGFAQSVSDIVMTNIAANVPR from the coding sequence ATGGCGGTGTCGTGCACCCGGGTGGTGGACGGCGCGGCGCTCGCGGGTCCCGACACCAACCGCAGGGTGGTGCAGGGCATCAACGTCGACACGATCCTGCTGGACCAGTCGCGGATGCGTGCGATCACCGGCGCCGGTGAGCACCTGACCATCATTCCCTCGATGGACGGCACCAGCCCGGTGAACATCGACGCGCTGGCCCAGACCGCGCCGCGGGAGTGCCGGTTCATCTACGACGAGACCGCGACCTTCGGGACCGACCTCGAGGCGTTTCACAAGACGACCTTTCAGGACCCGCCCGACGGCGCGTTGATCTCGGAGGGCGCGGCGGCCTATCGCGACGCCGAGATCGCGCGGACCGCCTTCAACGCCCTGGTGGGCACCGTCGGGGACTGCGCGAACGGCTCGGGTGGGCAGCTCTACGTCGGCGAGTGGAACGCCGACGGCACCTCGCTGCACCTGCGGCCCGGCGGTTGCGGCCGCGACTACCGGATCCTGTCGGTGGCCATGCTGGAGGTCACGTTCTGCGGCTTCGCGCAATCGGTGTCCGACATCGTGATGACGAACATCGCCGCGAACGTGCCGCGCTAG
- the mnmA gene encoding tRNA 2-thiouridine(34) synthase MnmA encodes MKVLAAMSGGVDSSVAAARMVDAGHDVVGVHLALSSSPGTLRSGSRGCCSKEDASDARRVADVLGIPFYVWDFAEKFQADVIDEFVSSYARGETPNPCVVCNQKIKFSALSARAVALGFDTVATGHYARLSGGRLRRAVDHDKDQSYVLAVLSAEQLRHAAFPIGDTPKSQIRAEAARRGLAVAEKPDSHDICFIPSGDTRAFLGSRIGVRRGAVVNADGTVLAEHDGVHGFTIGQRKGLGIAGPGPDGRPRYVTAIDAETATVRVGDVAELEVRELTGRAPVFTSGVTPSGPIECAVQVRAHGETADAVAELVGGELVVRLRVPLRGVAPGQTLVLYRPDPDGDEVIGSAVIAATSR; translated from the coding sequence GTGAAGGTGCTTGCAGCCATGAGCGGTGGCGTCGACTCGTCGGTCGCCGCGGCCCGGATGGTCGACGCCGGACACGACGTGGTGGGCGTGCACCTGGCGCTGTCGTCCTCGCCCGGCACGCTGCGCAGCGGCTCGCGCGGCTGCTGCTCGAAAGAGGACGCCTCGGACGCGCGGCGGGTCGCCGACGTGCTCGGAATACCGTTCTACGTCTGGGATTTCGCGGAAAAGTTCCAGGCGGACGTCATCGACGAATTCGTGTCGTCCTATGCGCGCGGCGAGACGCCCAACCCGTGCGTGGTGTGCAATCAGAAGATCAAGTTCTCGGCCCTGTCGGCGAGAGCCGTTGCGCTCGGGTTCGACACGGTGGCCACCGGCCACTACGCCCGGCTTTCCGGCGGTCGGCTGCGCCGCGCCGTGGACCACGACAAGGACCAGTCCTACGTGCTGGCCGTGCTGAGCGCCGAGCAGCTGCGCCACGCCGCGTTCCCGATCGGCGACACCCCCAAGTCACAGATCCGCGCCGAAGCCGCCCGCCGCGGCCTGGCCGTCGCCGAAAAGCCGGACAGTCACGACATCTGCTTCATCCCGTCGGGCGACACCCGAGCCTTTTTGGGCTCACGCATCGGGGTTCGCCGCGGTGCCGTGGTCAATGCGGACGGGACGGTGCTCGCCGAGCACGACGGCGTGCACGGCTTCACCATCGGGCAACGCAAGGGTCTCGGCATCGCCGGGCCCGGCCCCGACGGTCGCCCGCGCTACGTGACCGCGATCGACGCCGAGACCGCGACCGTGCGGGTGGGGGACGTGGCCGAACTCGAAGTGCGCGAATTGACCGGGCGGGCACCGGTATTCACCTCGGGTGTGACGCCGTCGGGGCCGATCGAGTGCGCGGTTCAGGTGCGCGCGCACGGTGAGACGGCCGACGCCGTGGCCGAACTCGTCGGCGGCGAACTCGTCGTGCGGTTGCGCGTCCCGCTGCGCGGTGTCGCGCCGGGCCAGACGCTGGTGCTGTACCGGCCCGACCCCGACGGGGACGAGGTGATCGGCAGCGCCGTCATCGCCGCGACGTCGCGCTGA